A genome region from Gemmatimonadota bacterium includes the following:
- a CDS encoding mandelate racemase/muconate lactonizing enzyme family protein: MKITHVGAVLLQPIPWVLVKVRTDEGLTGVGEAYHGAGVHQIATDPRLVERALIGQDPRNVDRLFHDMMGSMSASGFYQGAVMSAISGIEMALWDITGQACGVPIWQLLGGKFRDRIRIYNDCHAGDEETPEAYAEKARVVEARGFDAIKFDIDPQPSRRDRYNRTISNHDVAYFVDVITALREALDPNTDLLIDAHWNYAPVDILKVAYAIEDLNLMWLEDPVPPENIEAMAKVTQATRVPICTGENFYTRHGFRDLIEGQAADIISPDHAKAGGLLEGRKIADLADMYYIPISPHNICGPIGTMAVCHLCAAVPNFQVLEFHHLDDDVWNTLTVERDLIRNGHIDLPTKPGLGVTLDEDTARRATREDRGFF, from the coding sequence ATGAAAATCACACACGTGGGGGCCGTGCTGCTCCAGCCCATTCCCTGGGTGCTGGTCAAGGTGAGGACAGACGAGGGGCTGACCGGTGTTGGCGAGGCGTATCACGGCGCCGGCGTACACCAGATTGCCACCGACCCCAGACTGGTCGAACGAGCGCTCATCGGCCAGGACCCGCGGAACGTGGACAGGCTCTTCCACGACATGATGGGGTCCATGTCCGCCTCCGGTTTCTACCAGGGCGCGGTCATGAGCGCCATCAGCGGGATCGAAATGGCGCTGTGGGACATCACGGGACAGGCCTGCGGCGTGCCCATCTGGCAACTGCTCGGCGGCAAGTTCAGGGACCGCATCCGCATATACAACGATTGTCACGCGGGAGACGAAGAAACGCCGGAAGCCTATGCGGAGAAAGCCCGGGTCGTGGAAGCACGTGGCTTCGACGCCATCAAGTTCGACATCGATCCCCAGCCCTCGCGGCGGGACCGGTACAACCGGACCATCAGCAACCACGACGTGGCCTACTTCGTCGACGTCATCACCGCCCTGAGGGAGGCTCTGGACCCCAACACCGACCTGCTGATAGACGCCCACTGGAACTATGCGCCGGTGGATATCCTCAAGGTGGCCTACGCCATCGAGGATCTCAACCTGATGTGGCTGGAAGACCCGGTGCCGCCCGAAAACATCGAGGCCATGGCGAAAGTCACCCAGGCCACGCGCGTCCCCATCTGCACCGGGGAGAACTTCTATACGCGCCACGGCTTCCGGGACCTTATCGAAGGGCAGGCGGCGGACATCATATCGCCCGACCACGCCAAGGCGGGCGGACTGCTCGAAGGCCGCAAGATCGCCGACCTGGCCGACATGTACTACATTCCGATTTCGCCGCACAACATCTGCGGCCCCATCGGTACGATGGCCGTGTGCCACCTGTGCGCGGCGGTGCCCAATTTCCAGGTGCTTGAATTCCATCACCTGGACGACGACGTGTGGAACACGCTGACGGTGGAAAGGGACCTGATCCGGAACGGGCACATCGACCTGCCCACGAAGCCGGGCCTGGGCGTGACGCTGGACGAGGATACAGCCCGGCGCGCTACCCGGGAGGACCGGGGCTTCTTCTAA